The Candidatus Edwardsbacteria bacterium DNA window CCTTGATGATGGTCTCGTAGTAGACGTTCTCGGCCGGGATATACATAAGGGCAAAGTCGAAGGTACCCTCATCCGGCAGGATATACTTGGAGGCTATGGCATCGGCGTGCTTCTTGACGTCGGAGACGAATTTCCGGCGCCAGGTCTTGCGGTCATCGTCGCTTTGGGCCGCCAGCATTTTCTGAAAATTCTCCAGCGGGAACTTGGCGTCCACCGGCACCAGCTTGTCGGACAGCTTTACCACGGCGTCCACCTTCTCGCCGGAGCGGAAGGTATATTGCAATTCGAAATGGTGCGGCGGCAGGATCTGGGCCAGCAGATCGCCCAGGAAATATTCGCCCATCCCGCCCCGCAGCTTGGGCGACCGGAGGATATCCTGCAATGAAGAGATATCCTTTCCCATCTCCTGCATGGCGTCGGTGGCTTTGGAGAGTATTCCCAGCTGTTTCTGGACCTCGCCGATCACCCGGGCGGCGCTGTCCAAGCGGTCGCCCACCGTTTTGGTGTTGCCCTCCAGCCGCTGGCTGACCGATTCCATGGAGTTGCCGATCTTGCGGTCCACCTCGGCCAGCCGGGAATCCAGGGTCTGCCTGGTCTCCTGCATGCGGCCGTCCAGGGAGGATTTGGTGTCCTGCAGCCACTGGCTCATCAGATTGAGGGACTGGTCGTTCCTGGCGGAATCCTTGAGCTCCCGCAGGGCCCGGTCGGTCCTTCTCTGCATCAGGAGCATCCCCAGCCCGAATATCACTATCACAGCCGTCAACAGAACATACAGCACGGTCATCTTACGCCCTATCCCAAATTGATTTTTTTGTTATCGCAGCACCC harbors:
- a CDS encoding DNA recombination protein RmuC, with product MTVLYVLLTAVIVIFGLGMLLMQRRTDRALRELKDSARNDQSLNLMSQWLQDTKSSLDGRMQETRQTLDSRLAEVDRKIGNSMESVSQRLEGNTKTVGDRLDSAARVIGEVQKQLGILSKATDAMQEMGKDISSLQDILRSPKLRGGMGEYFLGDLLAQILPPHHFELQYTFRSGEKVDAVVKLSDKLVPVDAKFPLENFQKMLAAQSDDDRKTWRRKFVSDVKKHADAIASKYILPDEGTFDFALMYIPAENVYYETIIKDENFGEEKSISTYAIEQKVIPVSPNSLYAYLQAIILGLRGMKVEERAQEIIESLSRLAGDLSKFRGEFDVVGTHIGNAWKKYEEAEKRLVRFEDRLESVEGKHLEQTKEITE